In a genomic window of Pangasianodon hypophthalmus isolate fPanHyp1 chromosome 1, fPanHyp1.pri, whole genome shotgun sequence:
- the nrros gene encoding transforming growth factor beta activator LRRC33 → MPGIRVLLYFGLVAVLPALCHPHTPCTLTQRTAICNSLRLSSVPSNLPQQIEELFLNQNIILKLQNGCLSRYPYLQTLSCANCLLNAVDEQVFSSSPLIESLNFAGNELHNEHKQFAQSLGSLTRLRILDLSGNGFTEDMVSELLQNLTSLEFLDLSGNVLLRLDEYTFRDLHQLKELNLERNILFEIDGAFDHLKKLKRLNLAFNSLPCLVKFEMTQLVVLNASHNLIEWFITNQNLTETFALETLDLSDNRLLYFPFLPTYNCIKTLLLPNNHIGFYSHLSQNTSSNWTNSVEFYNLGGNASNVTAELWSDDLHGDISSVELLDLSVNQVRYFPQGFLQKMPHLYWLRMRSNCLESLNLTGEDLPVTVYELDVSNNRLTELHAHSRSVSELNNLTHLNLSLNNIQKLPSRLFTTFPSLSIVDLSYNTVGLCHPKELRNSDSSACALWTNHSSLKQLHIAGCNLINIPPLAFDGTPLTYLDLSNNPDLHIGQDCLSGLSGTLQHLGLSNTGLQEFNFSPFKQLKFLNISKNLITELPKSLMTLNLKLLDLRDNMLSTFKPEHASVLAKRVQIAYINGNYFNCCQLEWYRTFEESKILHVADLLEVTCVDLHQRRLKAGLFDSILCGGRSTDESIFWYILLFISVGVSMVGVSVIYFLTFRPRLLPRVIKKKCWKPTTY, encoded by the exons ATGCCGGGCATCAGAGTCCTTCTCTACTTTGGCTTGGTGGCTGTACTGCCAGCTCTTTGCCATCCTCATACCCCCTGCACACTG actCAAAGGACGGCTATATGTAACAGCCTCCGACTCTCTTCTGTTCCCAGCAACTTACCACAGCAAATAGAagagctttttttaaatcagaacattattttaaaattacagaatGGATGCCTCTCAAGGTATCCTTACCTTCAAACACTGAGCTGTGCAAACTGCCTTTTAAATGCAGTAGATGAGCAAGTGTTCTCCAGTTCACCTCTGATAGAGAGCCTCAATTTTGCCGGCAATGAACTTCACAACGAGCACAAGCAGTTTGCCCAGTCTCTTGGTTCTTTGACCAGGCTACGAATTCTGGATCTTTCTGGCAATGGGTTCACAGAGGACATGGTTTCTGAGCTCTTACAGAACCTCACAAGTCTTGAGTTCCTGGATTTGTCCGGGAACGTTCTACTGAGATTGGACGAGTACACATTTAGAGATCTTCATCAGCTCAAAGAACTGAATCTAGAAAGGAATATTTTGTTTGAGATTGATGGCGcatttgatcatttaaaaaagctCAAACGGCTTAACTTGGCATTCAATTCTCTGCCATGCCTCGTTAAGTTTGAGATGACCCAGTTGGTGGTACTAAATGCCAGTCACAACCTCATTGAATGGTTCATAACTAATCAGAACCTCACAGAAACCTTTGCGCTGGAGACGCTGGACTTGTCTGATAACCGGCTCCTGTATTTTCCATTCCTTCCAACCTACAATTGCATTAAAACACTGTTATTACCCAATAACCATATTGGCTTTTACAGTCATCTCTCACAGAACACCTCTTCAAACTGGACCAACAGTGTTGAGTTCTACAATTTGGGTGGAAATGCAAGCAATGTTACAGCAGAACTTTGGAGTGATGACCTTCATGGAGATATATCTTCTGTGGAATTGCTGGATCTCAGTGTTAACCAGGTGAGATACTTCCCTCAGGGGTTTCTTCAGAAAATGCCTCATCTCTACTGGCTGAGGATGAGGAGCAACTGCTTAGAATCCCTGAATCTAACAGGGGAAGATCTTCCTGTAACTGTGTATGAGCTGGATGTGAGCAACAACAGACTTACTGAACTGCATGCACATTCCAGATCAGTGAGTGAACTAAATAACCTTACACATTTGAACCTGAGCTTAAACAACATACAGAAGCTTCCCTCTAGATTGTTCACTACTTTCCCTAGCCTCAGCATTGTGGACCTCAGTTATAACACAGTCGGTTTGTGCCATCCTAAAGAGTTACGTAACTCAGACTCTTCAGCCTGTGCTCTTTGGACAAATCATTCCTCATTAAAACAGCTCCACATTGCTGGATGCAACTTGATCAATATTCCACCGTTAGCGTTCGATGGCACACCACTAACATACCTGGACCTGTCCAACAACCCAGACCTGCATATTGGCCAAGACTGTTTATCAGGTCTCAGTGGGACTCTACAGCACCTAGGCCTGAGCAACACAGGTTTGCAGGAATTTAacttttctccatttaaacagttaaaattttTAAACATCTCAAAAAACTTAATAACAGAGCTTCCTAAATCTCTAATGACCCTGAACTTGAAGCTCCTGGACTTGAGGGACAATATGTTGTCCACTTTTAAACCAGAACATGCTTCTGTGCTAGCTAAACGAGTGCAGATTGCTTATATAAATGGAAATTATTTCAACTGCTGCCAGTTAGAGTGGTACAGGACATTTGAGGAGTCCAAAATCCTCCATGTTGCTGATCTTTTAGAGGTTACATGTGTAGACCTACACCAGCGGAGGCTAAAAGCTGGTCTTTTTGACTCCATTCTTTGTGGGGGCAGAAGCACAGACGAATCTATTTTCTGGTACATTTTGCTATTTATATCCGTTGGTGTGTCCATGGTGGGTGTCTCTGTCATTTATTTCCTGACTTTCAGACCAAGGCTACTGCCACgtgtaattaaaaagaaatgttggAAGCCCACAACCTattaa